From one Nonomuraea polychroma genomic stretch:
- a CDS encoding beta-galactosidase, with product MNTFRDRLSGIVYGGDYNPEQWPRSVWHEDVELMRAANVRLVSLGIFSWSALEPADGTFEFGWLDEIMDLLWSNGVAVNLATPNASPPPWLAEDFPETLMVERNGVRVGVGSRGHFCPSSEVYRDRSRRMARMLAERYRDHPALAMWHIGNEYHSHCFCDLCDDRFRRWLQDKYQSLEELNRRWGTSMWSQRYSDWAQVHLPKPVRGWVNPARELDFARFNSDIQLELFTRERDLLKSITPHVPTTTNFMQFFRLNDYRRWAEELDVVALDIYPNPADPAGLAKAALQYDLMRSLRAGQPWMLMEQAAGAVSQWPINLVKQPGRMRLGSYQAVAHGADAVMFFQWRASRFGQEKFHSAMLPHGGQNTRTWQEVLALGDELTRIADVATARTHAEVAIVWDWENWWAVEGCAHPDNTYNYADVVSSHHQALWNAQVAVDVVTLSADLSPYRVLIVPNQYMMSEAQQAAVRRFVENGGHALISYFSGIVDQDDQIIPNGYPGGLREVIGAHIREFSPLAPEDSVAVRAVAEQSLVDDAFAATATRWQDDLITESARAVAVYTAGELAGQPAVVDNALGAGHAVYLGARLDQPALDSLIRAVLDRAGIRPVHAAPAGVEVTERRTADRRFLFLLNHGQDKATVRLDRRGVELLTGQVVDVGHELVLEPAGVVIVKSPLA from the coding sequence ATGAACACCTTTCGTGACCGACTGTCCGGCATCGTCTATGGCGGGGACTACAACCCTGAGCAGTGGCCGAGGAGTGTGTGGCACGAGGACGTCGAGCTGATGCGCGCCGCAAACGTACGGCTCGTGAGCCTCGGCATCTTCTCCTGGTCGGCGCTCGAACCCGCCGACGGCACCTTCGAGTTCGGCTGGCTCGACGAGATCATGGACCTTCTCTGGTCGAACGGCGTCGCCGTCAACCTGGCGACGCCCAACGCTTCGCCACCGCCGTGGCTGGCGGAGGATTTCCCCGAGACGCTGATGGTCGAGCGCAACGGTGTCCGTGTCGGGGTGGGCAGCCGCGGACACTTTTGCCCATCCTCCGAGGTGTACCGAGACCGGAGCCGGCGCATGGCGCGCATGCTCGCCGAGCGCTATCGCGACCATCCGGCACTCGCCATGTGGCACATCGGCAACGAGTACCACTCGCACTGCTTCTGCGACCTGTGCGATGACCGGTTCCGGCGCTGGCTTCAGGACAAGTACCAGTCGCTCGAGGAGCTCAACCGGCGCTGGGGAACCTCGATGTGGAGCCAGCGCTACAGCGACTGGGCGCAGGTCCACCTGCCGAAACCGGTCCGAGGCTGGGTGAATCCCGCGCGCGAGCTGGACTTCGCCCGCTTCAACTCCGACATCCAGCTCGAACTCTTCACGCGCGAACGCGACCTGCTCAAGTCCATCACGCCGCACGTGCCGACGACGACCAACTTCATGCAGTTCTTCCGGCTGAACGACTACCGCCGATGGGCGGAGGAACTCGACGTCGTCGCCCTCGACATCTATCCGAATCCAGCCGACCCGGCGGGACTGGCGAAGGCCGCCCTGCAGTACGACCTGATGCGATCCCTGCGTGCCGGACAACCGTGGATGCTGATGGAACAGGCCGCCGGAGCCGTCAGCCAGTGGCCGATCAACCTGGTCAAGCAGCCCGGACGAATGCGGCTCGGGTCATATCAGGCGGTGGCGCACGGCGCCGACGCGGTCATGTTCTTCCAATGGCGCGCATCGCGCTTCGGCCAGGAGAAGTTCCACTCCGCCATGCTTCCGCACGGGGGCCAGAACACCCGCACCTGGCAGGAAGTGCTCGCGCTCGGCGACGAACTGACCCGCATCGCGGACGTGGCGACCGCCCGCACCCACGCCGAGGTCGCCATCGTCTGGGACTGGGAGAACTGGTGGGCGGTCGAGGGCTGCGCGCACCCGGACAACACCTACAACTACGCCGACGTCGTGAGCAGCCACCATCAGGCCCTGTGGAACGCGCAAGTGGCGGTGGACGTCGTGACCCTGTCGGCGGATCTGTCGCCCTACCGCGTACTCATCGTGCCCAACCAATACATGATGAGCGAGGCCCAGCAAGCCGCCGTGCGACGCTTCGTCGAGAACGGAGGACACGCGCTCATCTCGTACTTCTCGGGCATCGTCGACCAGGACGACCAGATCATTCCCAACGGTTATCCTGGCGGGCTGCGGGAGGTCATCGGAGCGCACATCCGAGAGTTCTCCCCGTTGGCGCCGGAGGACTCGGTGGCCGTCCGCGCCGTCGCTGAGCAGTCGCTCGTCGACGACGCCTTCGCCGCCACCGCAACCCGATGGCAGGACGATCTGATCACCGAATCAGCGCGTGCCGTCGCCGTGTACACGGCCGGCGAACTCGCCGGTCAGCCGGCCGTCGTCGACAACGCTCTCGGCGCGGGGCACGCCGTCTATCTCGGTGCGCGCCTCGATCAGCCCGCTCTCGACTCTCTCATACGGGCCGTCCTCGACCGTGCGGGCATCCGCCCCGTCCACGCGGCGCCCGCCGGAGTGGAAGTCACAGAACGTCGCACCGCCGACCGCAGATTCCTGTTCCTGCTCAACCACGGCCAGGACAAGGCGACCGTGCGCCTCGACAGGCGCGGGGTCGAGCTGCTGACGGGACAGGTTGTCGATGTCGGTCACGAACTCGTTCTGGAGCCGGCCGGCGTCGTGATCGTGAAAAGCCCGCTTGCCTAG
- a CDS encoding ABC transporter permease encodes MTTTPPAPVTEPNTLSAPAEAGNGTATLPQWRLMLRRFLKSRLAVASSVVLAVLYVCAILAPFLSPNPYDRQDADLKNAPPTAVIWSGGPAICSREQQLDTETFTYEYSSDCGKPVPLRFFGKGHEYKLFGLISTDRHLVTVDKPHTLLFWGADSAGRDVFARSMQGARVSLTIGLLGVAVGTFLGATIGTISGYFRGAVDTLLQRFIELLMSLPTLPLWLALAAILPQDMSVASRYFLITLILSLVGWASLARQIRGKVMSYAASDYVAAARIAGSSSARIVFRHLIPNASSHIVATAMLAVPATIIAETSLSFLGVGMLPPAVSWGVLLSDAQNVATVQQYPWLLIPAALVVLAVTCFQLIGDGLRDAVDPYG; translated from the coding sequence ATGACGACAACGCCACCAGCTCCCGTCACGGAGCCGAACACCCTCTCCGCGCCCGCCGAGGCCGGCAACGGGACGGCCACCCTGCCGCAGTGGCGGCTCATGCTGCGCCGCTTCCTCAAGAGTCGCCTCGCGGTGGCCAGTTCGGTCGTGCTCGCGGTGCTCTACGTGTGCGCGATCCTGGCGCCTTTCCTCTCCCCCAACCCCTACGACCGGCAGGACGCCGACCTGAAGAACGCACCCCCGACGGCCGTCATCTGGTCCGGGGGACCGGCGATCTGCAGCCGCGAACAGCAGCTCGACACCGAGACCTTCACCTACGAGTACAGCAGCGACTGCGGCAAGCCCGTACCGCTGCGGTTCTTCGGCAAGGGGCACGAGTACAAGCTGTTCGGCCTGATCTCGACCGACCGGCACCTGGTGACGGTGGACAAGCCGCACACACTGCTGTTCTGGGGCGCCGACAGCGCCGGCCGCGACGTGTTCGCCCGCTCCATGCAGGGCGCGCGGGTGTCGCTCACCATCGGCCTGCTCGGCGTGGCCGTCGGCACCTTCCTCGGCGCGACTATCGGCACGATATCGGGGTACTTCCGGGGAGCCGTCGACACGCTGCTGCAGCGGTTCATCGAACTGTTGATGTCGCTGCCCACACTGCCGCTGTGGCTGGCGCTGGCCGCGATCCTGCCCCAGGACATGTCCGTCGCCAGCCGTTACTTCCTGATCACCCTCATCCTGTCACTGGTCGGCTGGGCGAGCCTCGCGCGGCAGATCCGCGGCAAGGTGATGTCGTACGCGGCCAGCGACTATGTCGCCGCCGCGCGAATCGCCGGCTCCTCCAGCGCTCGCATCGTCTTCAGGCACCTGATACCGAACGCCTCCAGCCACATCGTCGCCACGGCGATGTTGGCGGTGCCGGCCACGATCATCGCCGAGACGTCGCTGTCGTTCCTCGGCGTCGGCATGCTGCCGCCGGCCGTGAGCTGGGGGGTCCTGCTCTCGGACGCGCAGAACGTCGCGACCGTGCAGCAGTACCCGTGGCTGCTGATCCCGGCGGCCTTGGTGGTGCTCGCGGTGACCTGCTTCCAGTTGATCGGCGACGGGCTGCGCGACGCCGTCGACCCCTACGGATGA
- a CDS encoding ABC transporter substrate-binding protein, translating into MSQISRRHLLRTAAAAAGGVMLAACTDGRSDKPDATSPGGGSDKKGDVTEALKRPAKIQESPALKGKGLPPVEQRIPVNPYVIPHRWTGEGKYGGKLKMLAFGATGAANANSIAEFFYGNSPLRFLNDGLDVGPGLADQWSSNDDASEWTVHFREGLKWSDGEPFTVEDILFWWEDLVLPGHNAQTPPPSNISGKGTAVKMTKVDDHTLKFTWDTPQPLFPEQLATYVNGGLGRNGPTWVLPKHYLKQYHPKYNTKVPKDWDTPGGLWEQKADWKRNPDCPTLTGYRCKSFDNNTGIVLERNPYYWVVNTNGDQLPYIDEISFSMQTNAEALKLKIQQGAVDYCQGFFNQVSLADVSTLSRNKDSGHYDILLWNSGDGTGSIFFFNYDYIAKDEKYGKLIRDKRFRQAVSLGWDRKATRKSLYFNQGELTTGTIGPGTAEFHAEPDGPKLYQQWRDSYLGPDPEKAKALLAEIGLKDTDGDGYVEFPDGAPLTIQVPYSADISKPEADKDEQLVADMKKIGLHMKRVPMSPAAFGEQWTAGQLMSHTNWGNANGTSIMVVPNWLVPVNTAYWAPLEAAWYANSASGKNKEELDLAPLKRHPPRMEPEPGDPVEKLTSLYAQAKTEADPVKRNQLVWQMFKIHIEDGPFFMGSTANFPEPIVKNRDLANVPGPKNLALGGITGPWHIPAPATYDPECWYWTNPEKHS; encoded by the coding sequence ATGAGCCAGATCAGCCGACGCCACTTGCTGCGCACCGCCGCGGCCGCCGCGGGCGGCGTGATGCTCGCCGCGTGCACCGACGGTCGCTCTGACAAGCCCGACGCGACGTCCCCGGGCGGGGGCTCGGACAAAAAGGGCGACGTGACCGAGGCGCTGAAGCGTCCGGCGAAGATCCAGGAGTCGCCCGCGCTGAAGGGCAAGGGTCTGCCGCCCGTCGAGCAGCGCATCCCCGTGAACCCCTACGTCATCCCGCACCGCTGGACGGGTGAGGGGAAGTACGGAGGGAAGCTGAAGATGCTCGCCTTCGGCGCCACGGGCGCTGCCAACGCCAATTCAATCGCCGAATTCTTCTACGGCAACTCGCCCCTGCGCTTCCTCAACGACGGCCTGGACGTCGGCCCCGGTCTCGCCGACCAGTGGAGCTCCAACGACGACGCGTCCGAGTGGACCGTCCACTTCCGTGAGGGCCTCAAGTGGTCCGACGGCGAACCCTTCACCGTGGAGGACATCCTGTTCTGGTGGGAGGACCTGGTCCTGCCCGGCCACAACGCGCAGACGCCGCCGCCGTCGAACATCTCCGGCAAGGGCACCGCGGTGAAGATGACCAAGGTGGACGACCATACGCTGAAGTTCACCTGGGACACCCCGCAGCCGCTCTTCCCCGAGCAACTGGCCACCTATGTCAACGGAGGCCTGGGCAGGAACGGCCCGACCTGGGTGCTGCCGAAGCACTACCTGAAGCAGTACCACCCGAAGTACAACACCAAGGTCCCCAAGGACTGGGACACGCCGGGCGGTCTGTGGGAGCAGAAGGCCGACTGGAAGCGCAACCCCGACTGCCCCACGCTCACCGGCTACCGGTGCAAGTCCTTCGACAACAACACCGGCATCGTCCTCGAGCGCAACCCGTACTACTGGGTCGTCAACACCAACGGCGACCAGCTGCCCTACATCGACGAGATCAGCTTCTCGATGCAGACCAACGCCGAGGCGCTCAAGCTCAAGATCCAGCAGGGTGCGGTCGACTACTGCCAGGGCTTCTTCAATCAGGTCAGCCTCGCCGACGTGTCCACCCTCTCCCGGAACAAGGACAGCGGCCACTACGACATCCTGCTATGGAACAGCGGGGACGGCACCGGCTCGATCTTCTTCTTCAACTACGACTACATCGCCAAAGACGAGAAGTACGGCAAGCTCATCCGCGACAAGCGCTTCCGCCAGGCTGTCTCGCTCGGCTGGGACCGCAAGGCCACCCGCAAGAGCCTGTACTTCAACCAGGGCGAGCTCACCACCGGGACCATCGGGCCCGGCACGGCCGAGTTCCATGCAGAGCCTGACGGCCCGAAGCTGTACCAGCAGTGGCGCGACTCCTACCTCGGTCCCGACCCCGAGAAGGCCAAGGCACTGCTGGCGGAGATCGGTCTGAAGGACACCGACGGCGACGGCTACGTGGAGTTCCCCGACGGCGCGCCCCTGACGATTCAGGTCCCCTACTCCGCCGACATCTCCAAGCCGGAGGCCGACAAGGACGAGCAGCTCGTCGCCGACATGAAGAAGATCGGGCTGCACATGAAGCGCGTCCCGATGTCGCCGGCCGCCTTCGGCGAGCAGTGGACGGCCGGGCAGCTGATGTCCCACACCAACTGGGGCAACGCCAACGGCACCTCGATCATGGTGGTGCCGAACTGGCTGGTCCCGGTGAACACCGCGTACTGGGCACCGCTGGAGGCCGCCTGGTACGCCAACAGCGCGAGCGGCAAGAACAAGGAGGAGCTGGACCTCGCGCCGCTCAAGCGGCATCCCCCGCGTATGGAGCCCGAGCCGGGCGACCCGGTGGAGAAGCTCACCAGTCTGTACGCACAGGCCAAGACCGAAGCAGATCCGGTCAAGCGCAACCAGCTGGTCTGGCAGATGTTCAAGATTCACATTGAGGACGGGCCGTTCTTCATGGGCTCCACGGCCAACTTCCCCGAACCGATCGTCAAGAACCGGGACCTCGCCAACGTCCCCGGCCCGAAGAACCTCGCCCTCGGCGGCATCACCGGCCCCTGGCACATCCCCGCCCCGGCCACCTACGACCCCGAGTGCTGGTACTGGACGAACCCGGAGAAGCACTCGTGA
- a CDS encoding ABC transporter ATP-binding protein, with product MNEPLLEVTGLRKHFPIRGGFLRRRVGEIKAVDGVDLTVRRGETVALVGESGCGKSTTGRTIVRLEEPTAGEVVFHHPGRGPVHLETADARTLRAVRPHLQMIFQDPFASLDSRMTVGSIIEEPLVINKAAAGRALKDRVAELLTLVGLRPEHANRYPHAFSGGQRQRIGIARAIALNPDLIVCDEAVSALDVSVQAQILNLLEELQRRLGLAYLFISHDLAAVEHIADRVVVMYVGRIVESGPVEQLYTAPKHPYTEALLAAVPQPDPRVRIRPKLLTGDVPSPANPPSGCYFHPRCPYAQPVCAAETPPVRQVGEGHRSACHFAGALPLAGAAAAVPPAQATS from the coding sequence ATGAACGAACCACTGCTCGAAGTAACCGGTCTGCGCAAGCACTTCCCCATCCGCGGCGGCTTCCTGCGCCGCCGCGTCGGGGAGATCAAGGCGGTGGACGGGGTCGATCTGACGGTCCGCCGGGGCGAGACCGTCGCTCTGGTCGGCGAGTCCGGCTGCGGCAAGTCCACGACCGGGCGCACGATCGTAAGGCTGGAAGAGCCGACCGCCGGCGAGGTCGTCTTCCACCACCCCGGACGCGGCCCCGTCCACCTGGAGACGGCCGACGCTCGCACTCTGCGCGCGGTCCGCCCCCACCTCCAGATGATCTTCCAGGATCCGTTCGCCTCCCTGGACTCCCGGATGACCGTCGGCAGCATCATCGAGGAACCGCTCGTCATCAACAAGGCGGCGGCCGGGCGGGCGCTGAAGGACCGCGTCGCGGAACTGCTCACCCTGGTCGGCCTGCGCCCCGAGCACGCGAACCGCTACCCGCACGCCTTCTCCGGCGGCCAGCGCCAGCGCATCGGCATCGCGCGGGCGATCGCCCTCAACCCGGACCTGATCGTGTGCGACGAGGCGGTCTCCGCCCTGGACGTGTCCGTGCAGGCGCAGATCCTCAACCTGCTGGAGGAGCTGCAGCGTCGGCTGGGCCTCGCCTATCTCTTCATCAGCCACGACCTGGCCGCCGTCGAGCACATCGCCGACCGGGTGGTGGTGATGTACGTGGGACGGATCGTCGAGAGCGGACCGGTCGAGCAGCTCTACACCGCGCCGAAGCACCCGTACACCGAGGCGCTGCTGGCCGCCGTACCGCAGCCTGACCCGCGGGTGCGAATCCGTCCGAAGCTGCTCACCGGCGACGTGCCGAGCCCCGCGAACCCGCCCAGCGGCTGCTACTTCCACCCGCGCTGCCCCTACGCCCAGCCGGTCTGCGCCGCGGAGACCCCGCCGGTGCGTCAGGTCGGCGAGGGCCACCGCTCGGCCTGCCACTTCGCCGGCGCGCTTCCGCTCGCGGGCGCCGCCGCGGCAGTGCCACCCGCGCAGGCCACCTCGTGA
- a CDS encoding ABC transporter permease yields MLIVVARRVVYMIVTLAVVSVLSFAIIAAPPGSALSQKISQLQSQGGEVTEAQIAALKQQYGVDESWFTQYGKWISGFWHGDFGFSFTLNEPVGSLIWSRLGLSLLLSIGALLIAWGLSIPLGVYSATHRRSLPDNVITVIQFIGVAIPEFLFALVVMTLAANHLGADVGGLFSSQYENAPWSWAKFTDLLEHLWIPLVVIAAGSTAWLTRVMRANLLDVLNNQYVQTARAKGVSERKVIWKHAVRNSLHPLVMTFGTTFPVLISGEAIVSIVLNLPTIGPLLVNSLLNKDMYVAGTILLMLSALLVIGNFVADFLLTVIDPRIRLGE; encoded by the coding sequence ATGCTGATCGTGGTCGCCCGCCGCGTCGTCTACATGATTGTGACGCTCGCCGTCGTGTCCGTGCTCAGTTTCGCCATCATCGCCGCCCCTCCCGGCAGCGCTCTCTCGCAGAAGATCTCCCAGCTGCAGTCGCAGGGCGGAGAGGTGACCGAGGCGCAGATCGCCGCGCTGAAGCAGCAGTACGGCGTCGACGAATCCTGGTTCACCCAGTACGGGAAGTGGATATCCGGCTTCTGGCACGGCGACTTCGGGTTCTCCTTCACTCTCAATGAACCCGTCGGCTCCCTCATCTGGAGCCGACTCGGACTCTCGCTGCTGCTCAGCATCGGGGCCCTCCTCATCGCCTGGGGCTTGTCGATCCCGCTCGGGGTCTACTCCGCCACCCACCGGCGCTCGCTGCCCGACAACGTCATCACGGTGATCCAGTTCATCGGGGTCGCCATCCCGGAATTCCTGTTCGCGCTCGTGGTCATGACGCTGGCCGCCAACCACCTCGGCGCGGACGTCGGCGGGCTCTTCTCCAGCCAGTACGAGAACGCCCCGTGGAGCTGGGCGAAGTTCACCGATCTGCTCGAACATCTCTGGATCCCGCTGGTCGTGATCGCGGCCGGCTCGACCGCCTGGCTGACCCGCGTCATGCGTGCCAATCTGCTCGACGTTCTCAACAACCAGTACGTGCAGACCGCGCGGGCCAAGGGGGTGTCGGAGCGCAAGGTGATCTGGAAGCACGCGGTGCGCAACTCGCTGCATCCGCTGGTGATGACCTTCGGCACCACCTTCCCCGTGCTGATCTCCGGCGAGGCGATCGTGTCGATCGTCCTCAACCTGCCGACCATCGGGCCACTGCTGGTCAACTCACTGCTCAACAAGGACATGTACGTCGCGGGCACCATCTTGCTCATGCTCTCGGCGTTGCTGGTGATCGGCAATTTCGTCGCAGACTTCCTGCTCACCGTGATCGACCCCCGCATCCGGCTCGGAGAGTGA
- a CDS encoding Gfo/Idh/MocA family protein: protein MPDPSPSARVAIVGAGGIAHAHAGALAELSDRASLVAVADTDRDRAETFARRFSVSGVYTSAEKLLAEERLDLVHICTPPHSHTPLAIAALRAGVPVLVEKPTALSLAELDELAAVQQATGTPVLTVFQHRFGPAAVRLRRLASSGALGRPLTAVCETLWYRTDAYFAVPWRGRWEVEGGGPTMGHGIHQFDLLLSVLGPWSEVTAVAGRLARPTDTEDVSMALARFQNGAMASVVNSLLAPRETSRLRFDFEHATVELEHLYGYREKHWRFTPAPGHEHLADLWRSDDADDVESGHLLQIAAVLDALRHGTEPAVSLAEARRTLEFAAATYASAFRRRPVAAGELADDDPFVRAMDGGAVPWPRVKEAA from the coding sequence ATGCCGGACCCGTCCCCGTCCGCCCGCGTCGCCATCGTTGGCGCGGGCGGCATCGCCCACGCCCACGCGGGTGCCCTGGCCGAACTATCCGACCGAGCGAGCCTGGTAGCGGTCGCCGACACCGACCGCGACCGCGCCGAGACCTTCGCCCGGCGCTTCTCCGTGTCGGGCGTGTACACCAGCGCGGAGAAGCTCCTCGCAGAGGAGCGTCTCGACCTGGTGCACATCTGCACCCCGCCGCACAGCCACACGCCGCTGGCCATCGCCGCCCTGCGCGCCGGGGTGCCGGTACTGGTCGAGAAGCCGACCGCGCTGAGCCTCGCCGAGCTGGACGAGCTCGCCGCGGTGCAGCAGGCCACCGGCACACCCGTCCTCACCGTCTTCCAGCACCGCTTTGGCCCCGCCGCCGTCCGGCTGCGCCGGCTGGCCTCCTCCGGAGCGCTAGGCCGACCGCTCACCGCGGTCTGCGAGACCCTGTGGTACCGCACCGACGCGTACTTCGCCGTGCCGTGGCGCGGGCGCTGGGAGGTGGAGGGCGGCGGGCCGACCATGGGCCACGGCATCCACCAGTTCGACCTGTTACTCTCCGTCCTCGGCCCGTGGAGCGAGGTCACCGCCGTGGCCGGCCGGCTCGCCCGGCCCACTGACACCGAGGACGTCTCGATGGCCCTCGCCCGGTTCCAGAACGGGGCGATGGCCAGCGTCGTCAATTCACTGCTTGCCCCGCGCGAAACTTCACGGCTCCGCTTCGATTTCGAGCACGCCACCGTCGAGCTGGAGCACCTCTACGGCTACCGGGAGAAGCACTGGCGATTCACTCCCGCCCCCGGCCACGAGCACCTGGCAGACCTGTGGCGCAGCGACGACGCGGACGACGTCGAGAGCGGGCACCTGCTGCAGATCGCGGCGGTCCTGGACGCGCTGCGGCACGGCACCGAACCCGCGGTGAGCCTCGCCGAAGCGCGCCGCACCCTGGAGTTCGCCGCCGCCACCTACGCCTCCGCGTTCCGCCGCCGCCCCGTCGCCGCAGGCGAACTCGCCGACGACGATCCTTTCGTGCGCGCCATGGACGGTGGCGCCGTGCCGTGGCCGCGCGTCAAGGAGGCCGCATGA
- a CDS encoding LacI family DNA-binding transcriptional regulator, with protein MTEHSAPARRPTIKEVARLAGVSHQTVSRYLKSRQGLLPATLERIDGAVEELGYRPNLMARSMRTRRTGRLAVVMPVTTFNHARLLSGALAAAHEAGHVVEVVSVEGSTATRTERVLELAQSGQVDGVLSLTPMAASIEHGLPGGAAVVVSPDFDDAMRSIGELTDASPVTELMERLAALGHRRFLHVAGDQDWASARARKAAYLEAVERLGLESVGVAEGDWSGESGVKAVRQLDSDRLPTAVIAANDVVASGVVRGAHERGLDVPGDLSVTGWDDNELCRFLPPSLTTVRVNLEGAGRNAVLRLIKAVGGPELEPWSGPVAQVIWRESTAPPRRRPASAPAGTR; from the coding sequence ATGACCGAACACTCCGCACCGGCCAGGCGGCCCACCATCAAAGAGGTGGCACGCCTGGCGGGCGTCTCGCACCAGACCGTCTCGCGATACCTGAAGTCCCGTCAGGGCCTGCTCCCGGCCACACTCGAGCGCATCGATGGCGCGGTCGAAGAACTCGGTTACCGCCCCAACCTCATGGCCCGCTCTATGCGCACCCGGCGCACCGGCCGGCTCGCCGTCGTCATGCCCGTCACCACCTTCAACCACGCGCGCCTGCTCTCCGGCGCTCTGGCCGCAGCCCACGAGGCGGGACACGTGGTCGAGGTCGTCAGCGTCGAGGGCTCCACCGCGACCCGGACCGAGCGCGTCCTCGAACTCGCCCAGTCGGGACAGGTGGACGGTGTGCTGTCGCTGACGCCCATGGCGGCCAGCATCGAGCACGGCTTGCCGGGGGGAGCGGCCGTCGTCGTCTCCCCGGACTTCGACGACGCCATGCGCAGCATCGGTGAACTCACCGACGCTTCGCCCGTCACTGAGCTGATGGAACGCCTCGCCGCCCTCGGCCACCGGCGGTTCCTGCACGTCGCCGGGGATCAGGACTGGGCCTCGGCACGGGCGCGCAAGGCCGCCTACCTGGAGGCGGTCGAGCGGCTCGGACTCGAGTCGGTCGGGGTGGCAGAGGGCGACTGGTCGGGCGAGTCGGGGGTGAAAGCCGTCCGGCAGCTGGACTCCGACCGGCTGCCCACCGCCGTGATCGCCGCCAACGACGTGGTCGCCTCCGGGGTGGTGCGCGGTGCCCATGAACGCGGCCTGGACGTGCCCGGTGACCTGAGCGTCACCGGGTGGGACGACAACGAGCTGTGCCGGTTCCTCCCCCCGTCGCTCACTACCGTCCGCGTCAACCTGGAAGGAGCCGGGCGCAACGCGGTGCTGCGGCTGATCAAGGCGGTCGGCGGGCCCGAGCTCGAACCGTGGAGCGGCCCGGTGGCGCAGGTCATCTGGCGCGAGTCGACGGCCCCGCCGCGCCGTCGCCCCGCGTCCGCACCCGCCGGGACGCGCTGA
- a CDS encoding ABC transporter ATP-binding protein gives MSQSYAAEEGAPAAVPVEAPHGAGDPVLSIRDLEVEFPTPLGVVRALNGVTFDVPRGKVLGIVGESGCGKSVTARAILQIVEKPGRITGGSITLRGVGGETEITGLNPDSAPMRELRGREIAMIFQEPMSSLNPVYTIGAQIAEAVLIHQTRNREEAHKRAVEMLRQVGMPHPEAAAASYPHQLSGGMRQRAMIAMALSCNPTVLIADEPTTALDVTTEAQILELIRNVRDRAGMSIMFITHSMGVVAQLCDEVIVMYLGRIVERGSVDDLFYDPKHPYTRALLRSIPRIGANRKAPLEVIEGSVPDPHARVAGCPFHPRCPEAIPGRCDTTVPDLSTAGPGHTVHCHLYPGDDEASQSEPGKDA, from the coding sequence ATGAGCCAGTCATACGCGGCAGAGGAAGGAGCACCTGCTGCCGTCCCGGTGGAGGCGCCGCACGGCGCCGGAGACCCTGTGCTGTCCATCCGTGACCTGGAGGTGGAGTTCCCCACCCCGCTGGGCGTGGTACGCGCGCTGAACGGCGTGACGTTCGACGTTCCGCGGGGCAAGGTGCTGGGGATCGTCGGCGAGTCCGGCTGCGGCAAGAGCGTGACGGCCCGGGCGATCCTGCAGATCGTCGAGAAGCCGGGGCGCATCACCGGCGGCAGCATCACGCTGCGCGGTGTGGGCGGGGAGACCGAGATCACCGGGCTCAACCCGGACAGTGCGCCGATGCGCGAGCTGCGTGGCAGGGAGATCGCGATGATCTTCCAAGAGCCGATGAGCTCGCTCAACCCGGTGTACACCATCGGCGCCCAGATCGCCGAAGCGGTCCTCATCCATCAGACGCGGAACCGAGAGGAGGCGCACAAGCGCGCGGTGGAGATGCTGCGCCAGGTGGGCATGCCACACCCGGAGGCGGCCGCCGCGTCATATCCGCACCAGCTCTCCGGCGGCATGCGGCAGCGCGCCATGATCGCCATGGCACTCTCCTGCAACCCGACGGTCCTCATCGCCGACGAGCCCACCACCGCGCTGGACGTCACCACCGAGGCACAGATCCTCGAACTGATCCGGAACGTGCGCGACCGGGCCGGCATGTCGATCATGTTCATCACCCACAGCATGGGCGTGGTCGCCCAGCTCTGCGACGAGGTGATCGTGATGTATCTGGGCCGGATCGTGGAGCGCGGCAGCGTCGACGACCTCTTCTACGACCCCAAGCACCCCTACACCCGGGCGCTGCTCCGCTCGATACCCCGCATCGGCGCCAACCGCAAGGCGCCCCTGGAGGTGATCGAGGGCTCTGTGCCCGATCCGCACGCACGGGTGGCCGGCTGCCCGTTCCACCCCCGGTGCCCGGAGGCGATCCCGGGCCGCTGCGACACCACCGTCCCGGACCTGAGCACCGCGGGACCGGGACACACCGTGCACTGCCATCTCTACCCGGGCGACGACGAGGCCAGCCAGTCCGAGCCGGGGAAAGACGCATGA